One Thermococcus eurythermalis DNA segment encodes these proteins:
- a CDS encoding DMT family transporter, with protein MNSETEGTLLAFAVLVLLGLEPVVIKANPVSPFAFASLSAIVASLVLWPLVLLRSQAKEVLERPGEIKKTFLTGLFATAIAYSLFAYGTRLSSAINSAIITRFEVFYSFLISWLLLRERISGRAVLSALALIAGVFLVVTQGERPELLKGDILLLLTPLFWQLGHAVAKKTNYSPLTIAALRNTFGGLLLLVPAVITGFAFTEFALAEGIIIALTQGLWYMAIARINLSKATAILTPAPALTVLISTAVLGEEVTAYHLAGLALITIGTLTISREESEVVK; from the coding sequence ATGAACAGCGAGACCGAAGGAACCCTGCTGGCATTCGCGGTGCTTGTACTGCTCGGTCTCGAGCCGGTTGTAATCAAGGCCAACCCCGTTAGCCCGTTCGCCTTCGCCTCGCTTTCGGCTATAGTCGCGTCTTTAGTCCTCTGGCCCCTCGTCCTGCTCCGGAGCCAGGCAAAGGAAGTCCTTGAGAGGCCGGGCGAGATAAAGAAGACGTTCCTCACGGGTCTTTTCGCGACGGCTATAGCGTACTCACTCTTCGCTTACGGAACCAGGCTGAGCTCGGCCATAAACTCCGCCATAATAACGCGCTTCGAGGTGTTCTACTCGTTTCTAATCTCGTGGCTTCTCCTGAGGGAGAGGATAAGCGGAAGGGCCGTGCTCTCTGCACTCGCCCTAATCGCGGGCGTGTTCCTCGTGGTCACACAAGGGGAGAGGCCCGAACTCCTGAAGGGCGATATCTTGCTTCTCCTGACCCCCCTCTTCTGGCAGCTCGGGCACGCGGTGGCGAAGAAGACCAACTACAGCCCGCTGACCATAGCGGCATTGAGGAACACCTTCGGCGGGCTTCTCCTCCTCGTCCCGGCAGTAATAACTGGCTTCGCCTTCACAGAGTTCGCGTTGGCAGAGGGCATTATAATCGCGCTGACCCAGGGCCTCTGGTACATGGCGATAGCGCGGATCAACCTCTCGAAGGCAACCGCCATCTTGACCCCAGCCCCTGCTTTAACCGTGCTAATCTCAACCGCCGTCCTCGGGGAGGAGGTTACGGCATACCACCTGGCGGGATTAGCTTTAATAACCATCGGAACGCTGACCATCAGCAGGGAAGAAAGTGAGGTGGTAAAATGA